The proteins below come from a single Mangifera indica cultivar Alphonso chromosome 16, CATAS_Mindica_2.1, whole genome shotgun sequence genomic window:
- the LOC123199141 gene encoding indole-3-pyruvate monooxygenase YUCCA6-like — MDDEAVNSKSKIFWTPGPVIVGAGPSGLAVSACLKQRGIPSLILEKESCIGSLWKQKTYDALKLHLPKKICQLPYVKFPSEYPIYPTQRQFITYLEDYASHFSINPLLGQEVQWAKYEERRRCWRVKTNEHEYRCRWLIVATGENAEPVVPRIPAVSEFKGTLLHTSAYKNGASFRRRKALVVGCGNSGMEISLDLCKNGANVFIVIRDKFHILPKQVLGNSTFALSMWLLKWFPVEVVDWFLLLCSRLIIGDTTQSGIRRPEIGPLKLKNSIGKTPVLDDGAFAKIKSGEIKVVNGIRKFTSNGAEFDDGTMEDFDVVIFATGYQNNTTSWLQGAKFFNQKGGHREGSQPSNWKGENGVYSVGFTSQGLLGTSMDAHKVADDISKQWNSATEKVSLDA, encoded by the exons ATGGATGATGAAGCAGTGAACTCAAAGTCCAAAATTTTTTGGACCCCAGGACCAGTTATTGTTGGTGCTGGACCCTCAGGGCTAGCTGTTTCAGCATGCCTTAAACAAAGGGGAATACCCTCTTTGATTCTTGAAAAAGAGAGCTGCATAGGGTCTCTGTGGAAACAAAAAACATATGATGCTTTAAAGCTTCATCTTCCCAAGAAAATTTGCCAGCTTCCTTATGTTAAATTTCCTAGTGAGTACCCCATATACCCAACTCAACGCCAGTTCATAACTTACTTGGAGGATTATGCTAGCCACTTCTCCATCAACCCCCTGCTGGGACAGGAGGTTCAGTGGGCTAAGTACGAAGAAAGAAGGCGGTGCTGGCGGGTGAAGACTAACGAGCATGAGTACAGATGCCGGTGGCTCATTGTAGCAACTGGAGAAAATGCAGAACCTGTGGTACCAAGAATTCCTGCAGTATCAGAATTCAAGGGAACATTACTTCACACCAGTGCATACAAAAATGGTGCTTCTTTCAGAAGAAGGAAAGCTTTGGTAGTGGGCTGTGGTAATTCAGGCATGGAGATAAGCTTGGATTTATGCAAAAATGGTGCTAATGTCTTTATAGTCATAAGAGATAAG TTCCATATATTACCTAAACAGGTGCTGGGAAACTCAACCTTTGCTCTGTCAATGTGGCTGTTGAAGTGGTTTCCAGTAGAAGTAGTTGACTGGTTCCTTCTTCTCTGTTCAAGGCTTATCATTGGAGACACAACTCAAAGTGGGATCAGAAGGCCCGAAATTGGACCCCTGAAGTTAAAAAACTCCATTGGAAAAACCCCAGTTCTGGATGATGGAGCTTTTGCCAAAATTAAGTCTGGTGAAATCAAG GTGGTTAATGGCATTCGAAAATTCACAAGCAATGGTGCTGAGTTTGATGATGGAACAATGGAGGATTTCGATGTGGTAATTTTTGCAACTGGGTACCAAAACAATACGACATCTTGGCTTCAG GGGGCAAAATTCTTTAACCAGAAGGGTGGTCATCGTGAAGGCTCACAACCCAGCAATTGGAAAGGTGAAAATGGAGTGTATAGTGTGGGTTTCACCTCCCAAGGTTTGCTGGGAACTTCCATGGATGCACACAAAGTAGCAGATGACATATCAAAGCAATGGAACTCTGCAACAGAGAAAGTCTCTCTTGATGCTTAA